The Patescibacteria group bacterium nucleotide sequence CCCGAGTACAACCAGATCATGGCCGAAGAAATCACCGTATTCAAACAAGAAATGCTCGATGATGTAGGCATCCTGCGCCAAATGGTAACCAAAGAATCCGTTAAGCCTAAATAATATGGCTCGATCACGAGAAGGACATCCGCGACGCCAAGATGATGAAGCCCCGCGCCAGCCAAAACGCCCCGGAGGTGAATATAAAAAACGTGGCCGTCGGGACACGGCGGCGCATGACTTACCGGACCTAACCAGTGCGCATGATGTTATGGGAATGACACCGGCTGAGTTGGCCGCGCTTAATTCAGTCGATCGCAAACAAGCCGCTGACACTTTGCAGGCCGAGTTGGATGGAAAAGTCCGATCCGAAAGTTGGCGGAAAAAGTTAGTGGCGCAATTAGGCATCGTTGAAGCTCAAGAATTTCTAGCCCCGCCCGATCCGACTGAACCGCCGCCTGCGCCGCTCAGAACCATTGCCGACACCACCAAGCCACCCGTCGAACCATCGCCGGAGCCCGTTGTTTCTACGGTACCCTTAGCGAGCGAACTAGACAACAAAGAACTCGAAATGGCACTAGAGGTAGAACAAGCGGCCAAACTCACCTCGGATAACCTAGACAACATCGCTGAGCCACTTATTCCCGACGACAAACCAGCCGAACCACTACCCGAACTCTCACGCAGTTCAGATATCACAGAAGAAGAGCTCAGAAAGATTCTGGGCAATGATTATGACGATGTGATGGGGATTAAGCCTGCTGTAGACACGGTCCCGGACACAGTGAATGTTAACCAGCCAGTAGAGGCAGGACCGGATACAGCTTCTCACCAAGCTGACCTTGGAAGTGACGTTGATACCCCAGCCACACCAAACGCACCAATTGTTGAAAGACGGATAACAAAAGAATGGCTCAAGCCTGACCTGACCAGCGCCCACGAAGTGCTGGGTTTGGAACCAGACGATATTGCCGGATTATCACCGGAAGACCTGGCAAAGGCCCGTGCGACTTTGGCCGCAAAAATGGAGGGTTACAACGGTCGAAACACCTACGCTGATCGCACCCTTGCCGACCAGTTCCGACGTATTGATCAGCAGCTTAAAGAAACACCCGGCGTGGTTACCGCACCAGAACACATTACCGAAACAGCCACCGACCCGATCCGACCAGATACAGCGCCCGAAACCACCCCAGACATCGCCTCTCCAACCGAAACTCCACCAGGTACAAACACCGACGCATATACGGAAGAGGCATATGCCCGCGGACTCGCTAGCGCCTCACCCAAAGCCCTGCTAAATGAACAGGAAAGTTTAGAATCGCGAGCTGGAGCATTGAATATTGAAATTCTTCACGAAGAGGCCCACAAACCGCCCGAATCAGACAAAGACGGCACATTGGCGTTTGAGTTTCGCATGCGAAAATTACAAGAAAGGGTGTCACACTTAAAAAGACAATCGAGTCTACTGGCTGCTGAGGTAAACCGGCGCGCCAACCCTGATCACCGCTCAGGAACAGCTTCACCAGAATCAGCGCCCGATACATCACAGGCGGCTGATGCATCAGAGCGACCGGAAACAAACGCGCCTCCAGAACCCATCGATGCTCCCCCGCCGCTGGAGACATTCGATCGACCCGAGTCCGACGAACCCCACGAACCCACACCGCTGGAGCTAGCTCGAGCCAAAGCCGCTCGTACTTTGATGAAACGCGGTCAAATCTTTGGCCGGGTAGGCAACGAGGAAGTAAATCAATCAATTGTCGAGTACCAAGCAGCGCTGGCCGCTGAACAGCAACCCAAGGTTGAACAAATCAAACAAGATTTTGCCGGGCGCGACCTGTCTCAGCCAGACGTGGCCCGAGAACTGCAGACACGCTTGGTAGAGTTAGCGTTAACCGATCGATTCGCCGAGGAGACTGCCCTGCGCGAAGCAATGAAATCATCCGGTGAACGTTCGGCCGGACATAGACTCAAAGAATTTTGGCGCAAAAATTCCGGTAAAAGAGCCTTGATTGGTATTGGCCTGCTCGGCGCCGGTATCGCCACCGGCGGTCTGGCCAGTCCGGTTCTGGGTGCTGCCATTCTGGGCGCCCGGGTAGCCATGTCGTCCGTCGGTTCAACCATGATGGCCGAAGGTGGCCTGCAGGGTTTGATCGAGAAAAAGGGTTGGACCAAAAAATTTACGGCCGAACAAATATCCCGTATGAGTCGTGCCCAGCTTCGCACCAGACTAGCTGCCCATATCACCCGCTACGGCGAAGCCGGGCAGGGAGAATTTGGCACCCACACCACCCGTCTACTGAAAAAAACATGGTCGGACGATACTGGCAATATGCTATTGGCCGAATACCAACTAGACCAACAAAAGGAAATTGAAAATTATCTCCGCGACCATGTCGGCGAGACACCCGAGCAAATTATTGCCGGAGTATTGGATAATTCTCTCGATGAACAAAGCCGCCTGCACGAAGCCTTTGCTTTTGATCGAGCCGATAACCGTCTTCGAGCAGTCTTCAAATGGGTCGCGTCAATCGGCATAGGCGTAGTGACGGGTGCCACCGTAGCCATGGCTGGCATGGATCGTCTGGAGAACGCCAGAGCTGCCAAGTCGGCCGCCAAATCCGGCTTGGAACACGCCGGCCAATCATCTAACGCGGCCGACGTTTCCCACGGTGCTGGCGCGACCGGTAAAGCCGGTTTGGCAGCCTCGGAAACGGGCCACAACGCTGGCGCTACTGGTTCAGGTATGTCGGCCGATACAGGATTACACGCCCCGGCTGGTGTTGAAACGAGCACTGGAGCTGCGGTCGAGGCCGGTGGACATGCCGCGCCTGCCGCCGAAACTGGTGCTGGCGCTTCTGTCGAAGCCGGACGGCAAGCCGCCGAACGAGCCGCCAGCTTCAAGGAGGTGACCCATAAAGGCGACAGCGTGTGGAAGATGGCCACCGATCAGCTGCATCGGCGCTTGGGTGATAATTTTGACAAACTGGATGCGGCGCGTAAAGCCTATATTATCGATAGCATTAAAGATCGGGTTGTCGCCAATCCCCAGGAATTTGGTTTAGATAATGTGGATCAACTGGCTGTGGGCAAGGAAATTGATTTTACGGCCGCGTTTGAAGGACCGCATGCCGTGAACCTGCCGGAGGTGGTGTCGCACGCCAAAGAGCTTAGCCAGCAAGCCGTTGATTCGATCACACACAACAACGAAGTAATCGGCCAGTGGATTTCCAATCATCCGGGTGAACCGATTAACGACACTATTATCGATCACTTGATTCATGGCGCTAACATTACCGCTCCCGATACGGCCAATCCGACCGCGGAACTTCTGGGCGCCAGCCATGATCAATTAGCCGCCGCCCTTGCCGACCACATGACTCAAAACGCGATCCAAAAGTCAATCCTAGACTTGGCCAATACGAATCCCGAACTTTATGCTCGATTCCACGAAGTCAATCCCGACTGCTATCCGGCTGTCGCGGGCGTAATTGTTGAAACGGCCGCCCCGGTCGTGGAATCATCCGCGGGGAGCATCGAACTGTCATCATCAAACCTTAACGCGCTTAGCAAGGGACTGGATATTCTAGAAAAACTTCCCCAGACTGGGACGACGCGCGAAGTTCTGCACTCGCTGGGCGAGATGAAAGTAACCGACGCCGCTAAAGCCGGCGCCCTAAGCGCTCCGTTGGAAAAAGCCGGACTCGATTTCCGATCCGCCCGGGACGTCGGACAGTCCATGCGTAAAGTCTTTATGGAAATAGTGGAGCGGGTTGGGTCGGATACGAAAGTAAGAAACGTACTTGAAACGATTAATAAGAAGATTGCGTAGTTTGTAAACCGTATACAGCAAAAACAGCCACCAAGCGGAAGGCTGTTTTTGATTATAGCTGACGTTACTAATTACGAACATCTACACACCGCTTGAATAAACAGTTGGATAAAGATAGATGAATGAAATAATCAGGGTTAGTACGATCGAATATAACGTATTCATTCTCAATTTTAATATTCGATAAAATATATATCCCACAACTACAAACAGCGCCAATATTATCGGCAGTTGTTTTGATATCAGCAATGGCCGATAATCCGCGAAAGCAGATGTGCTCAGCCAACCATAGAACGCCAGTACGACACCCGTGATACTGTTTGAGAGTACGACGTTAATTTTCTTTGATGTTGTAACTACAATCAGACCCGTAAATAGCACAAATTGAATAATTCCAATAAAATAATAGAATACCCGGTAATTATACCAATCCCAGCTGGACATGGTGATTGACATTGGGTAGCGCGGTTCGAGAAAAATACCAATGGCTTCCGCAATACCCGTGTTCACGATCATAATAACGGGATACCATAGTTTCTTCCGGATCGATAAATTGCTCCGCAATAGTAGATAAACATATATCAGCGGCAAAATCCAAAGGCATACAACTTCAATCAATGTTTTGTGCGGAAAATCACCTACCGCTGTTATAATACCGAAACTTACTGCCGGTATGATGAAAAATAGTTTTGATAGTTTGCTCATATGTATTGTTATTTTATTCAGCTATTGCGCTGGTTCCGTTTCGACAATCCTCCATCGTTGGAAAACTTATTTTACGTACTGGGATACTAAATATTGTTCGCGCCTTTGATACCACAATAGGTTGGTAATCTTTTGTATCCTGAAATAGGGTTATCAAACGCAATGATTTCGGAACTAGCAGGGCGGCTTGACTACGACAGATTGGCGGAACATTTGAGTTGTTGGATTGAATTAGCTGACCAACTAGTGGAAATAGTACCCCTAGCGTCACAACAACGATGATTGAGATGATGATTGCTTTTTTCATATATATAATGTAACAAATAATAGAGTTAAGGGGAAACCCTGCGGTTTCCCCAGCCAACTAGTACTGCCAGCTGCAGCCATAGTTGGGAAGAGCCAAGTAGGCCATCGTACCCGTCGTACCGTCGGGAAAGACACACCACGTGGAGTAACACCACGATGGGTTACGATGCCCGATCTGTCCCTTGATCCTGCAAACTGCCGTGGAGTGAGATTGGGCGCTTAGAGACATGTAGGTCCAGTACCACCGGTTCATTTGCAGCTGATTCGCGCGATAGCACCCGACCGTGAAGTTGTCGATGCTGTCCATGAACGGCGTGTCCTTGTACGCGCTTGGCATATTCGTCGCCCAATAGCCAGCGTAGTTCGCGAAGTTGCGATCGTAGATCTGAGTCTCGTGCTCATACGTCCGATTGTCGACAAAGTCCCGGCCATCATTGAAGATAAACGACTGGTCGGTGTACTGCCGAGTCACTGCTGACCCGCCACCGTACGGTGCCCAGCGTTCATGCCAGAGCGACTGCGGTTGTCCATGGGCATTGTGACTGCTATCAACCAATACGGGTATTGTTTCAATCTGGCGGTTGGTTGGTAGTACAACGATATCATCGCGGAGTATCAGCTTCAGATTGTGGATCGTAGTATCAGCCAACTCGTTACGCAGACTGACGATCGGCACACCGATGGAACGGCTACGGCATTCCTCGATCATACCTGCCATCATAGCATCGCTAGGTCGACCTTTTTCCTGACCGCCACCGGCAATCTTCATTTGGGTGTGCGTCAAGAAATCCATATGCTGCCGATAGAAATCGTCCTGTACGCTAGCAAGCTCGCGACCATTCACGGTGTATCCGCAGGTCATACCATCGTACTCGAAACGAAGTTCCTCCACTTTGAATCCATAGCGCTGCTCAAGGTCGATCAACTGATCGATGCTGACCGGCTCTTGGAACTGCACAGTACGGATAGTATTGTGCGGGTCAGTCGCGACGGAGTCTTGCCCGAGATCGGTTAGAGCCTTGTGCTCCAACCCGCATCCGACCACCAGCACCGCCGCCAGCAAACCGAGCACCAGAAGTTTCTTCATTTCAAACCTCCCGGAATATGCGTGACCGTACCCTAAGTTTACCGAGACACGGACCGAACGGTTACGTGATCCTCCTTTCTGTGAATGTGAAAGAGCGATTCCCCCACTCTGCCCACCGGCCGGAAGAAACCTCGGTCGACCTGGGGTTTTCTCTCCCCAGATCAAACAAGGAAAAGACGGCAGGGAGATGTCTTAGTTAATAATCTTCTCCGATGAGCAGAGCGCGGCCGGGAATACGAAGACCAAAGCTTTGGAGTAACGATGATTTCACCGAATACTCCATATCGCGCGTAATCCGCCAAAGCACCCACCTACGCTCTTCGAGTTTCGGTGGATTGTCCGCCTAAACGTTGCACAAAACTGTTTGCGCTAATTGCGTCGGCGGACAATAAAAAGACGGTACACGCCCGTCTTCATGTTCTCGGCTGATTATGTTGTCAAAAGATCTCGGAACTGCCCATCTCGACCGTCCCGATGAAAATGAGAGGACGGGTATCACTTCCATGCGGCATCGATCAACGATGGGCAAGCCTAAGTTCTTTTGTCTGTTGTAAATGCGCAACTAGGTTCGGCCGGGAACGCGGTTCGGTGGCGCCCCGGCCGAACATGGTTCGTTACTCTACCGGGACTTCATCAATACTGACGCCTTCCTTGGCCATGACTTCTTGCTTTTTCTGCTCGCGGGCTTCTTCGCGCTTAGTGCCAATGTGGCCCAGCATAATCAGATCATCGGCGATAATCTCGGTGCGCGATCGGCGCGTGTTGGTCTTGCGATCAGCCCAGAATCGAGTCTGAAGTCTCCCCTCCAGATATACCTTGCTACCTTTCTTCAGATACATAGCGCAGATTTCACCCAACTTACCCCAGGCAACCACATTGTGAAACTCGGCTACTTCTTTCTTTTCATGTGAACGAGCGTCCTTCCAGACATAGTTGGTCGCGACTGAGAATGTGGCGACCTGCTGACCGGACGGAATCGTCCGTTTGATCGGATCGGCGGTTAGATTGCCGATCAGGCTGGCCTTGTTTAGATTCATGATGCCTCTTGATTTCTCCCGGCCTGGCTTTTTGTATCTGGTTGTAACCAGTTTATCCACAATGCCTCGCGACGGCGCTATTGGCCGACGGCGGTTTGTTTGTCCAGTAAATATATCCCGCGGCCAATTTTATCAGTTTTGTGCGACGGCGCTATAATGTGCGACGGCTCTATTTCCTAATTACATTTTAGCACCTGGCTTATCGAAGTCAATAGATAACGCCGTATTATGCGTTGATTGCTGCTATGTTAAATCCTAAAAAGCCCCCGCATTAGGAGCTACCTTAATTTTGCATTGTTAATTTTGAATTTTGACTTGCTCTATTCAGTATGTCTATGCCGATATTTCTTATACTCCTCATCTTTCTTGATCACTTCATCAATAATCAGCTGGCGCAGGAAATCAGCTTTTGACAGCTCGGTGTTGTGCGTCTTCCAATGTAAATACTGCTCAATCAGAGGCGTAATACGGAGCGTAAACTTGATCGAGGGTGTTTCGGCGTACTCGCTGTGTTCTATTTGTTCCAACAATTCCGAAACGGCTCGGTCAATCGTGTGATCGGTATATGTTCTGACCAAGATATTGGCTGGTATATTTTTGGGTGCCAGATACGACAACGGATTCTTGGCTTGGCTCCCCTTCTCCATGAGATACAGGGTCGGTTTTTTTCCGGAGATGGCATAAGCCAATAGATAACCGACTTCCGGATCGGATTGTGTGCCCTCGATCACCAGCGCGTCCATTTGGTCCAGGAGGCTTTGGCCAAGTTCTTCGGCCCGATCTTGCCAGGTCGCATCGACCTCGCTCAAGGGAGTTAAATTGGTAGCTACAGTAATACCTGAACGTGTCAGCAGATCCCGGATTTTATTCTGCCGCTGGCGGGTACGTTCGGCCAAACTGGCACTAGCAAAGAAGTATATTTTCATTGTCTAACCTCCAGCTCCGGCAAGAATTCGTCCGCCAAATTGGCCGTCATCAATTCTCTCGCCTGATTAATCGACCGGGTCTGCCCCAGCACCCACATGACTTTTACCAACGCGACTTCCTCAATCATGCGTGGTACGGGAACCAGATATTGCAGTGATGCTGGTATATGTTCGGCAAAACCAGGTAAAATAAGCGGCAGTTTTCGTGCTTGAGCCTGGCGGTTGAGTTCGGCCCATTCCGATTTGGGCAGGCGCATAAGGTTGGCTGGCAAGATGGCGCCCGCTACGTTGGCGCCAATCGAGCTTAAAAGTGCTTGCGGCTGCATGCCGGGATGAATGCCGGTCACAACTACATCCGAAGAAATTTCCGCTCGAACCAATAATCCGGTTCGGCGTCGGCGTTGTCGTACTTCATTAAGCTTGATGCCAAAATCTACCTTTCCTAGCGTGTCGCTCCCCGAATCAAATATATTTACCGGATCATTTTGATTCCGATGGGTGCGGGTGGCGCGCATCAGGCGATTGCCGAACATAATGCAGACCTCGGCAATATCCATGGTGGCCACTTGAACCGCATTGATCAAATTGGCTCTAATGCCGAGACGGCGGAAACCGCCCAAGTTGGCGCCTTCGTCTGTGTCATCATTAGTATTTTCCTGTGCTCCGGTCAAGATAACTGGCTTCCCTAAATTCTGGAGCATAAAACTCAAGGCCGCCCCGGTATAAACCATGGAGTCAAACGCGTGCATGATCACAAAGCCGTCATACTGCGCGTAGTGTTTTTTTATCTGCCGAGCCAGCTGGATCCAAATATCCGGCGATATCGCTTGGCCGCTGCCGTCAAATATAAACACCGGATCCAGATCAGCGATAATTCTCAGCTCTGGAACTTCGTCCAACCAGCGGGCAATATCCGGCTCGGATCGCACTTCTAGAGTCTTGTTGAGCCGACCGATCAGCTTCGATCCGCCGCAGAACATAACACATATTTTGGGCCGTTTGTTCGGCATATTACCCTGCGCCGTCTCTTAACAATTAGACGGCTCTAGAATAACATATATATCTGCGTATATCAAGGTTAGGGGGTGGTTTATTAACCTTTTAATTAAAAGGTATAAATTTGGTAAATGCCGTCGCATAAAAAAGTAAACCCATGCGTTCTTACGAGGCATGGGCTCTTACTAAGTCAGCCACATCCACCCGATGTTCCTCCAGCGCCTGGGTCTCTGGTAGTTCCAGTATGAACTTATTGCCAGGCACCATTCGACACACCGTTAGGCCATCACCCTCGAACAGAGCGTACTCAATCAGGTAGGTCACCGGCACAGCATCGCCGGTATACTCGAAGATCGTCCACACCAGTCGAGTCGCTTGTCCGATGTCCATCGCAGACCTTCCTGGGCTATCCATAGCTCGATCCCTCCTCGCTGAATCGAACCGACCCTTAACTCTGCCATTCCGGTCCCTGCCTGACCAGTAATTCTGTTGCCCGGTCTGGTTGAGCCATCAGCTCCTTGACTATTTGCTCCATCCTAACTACTTGAGATCCTTTAACCAAAAGAGCGTCACCGGGCTGAATGCGATCCTGTAAGAATCGCCCGGCGGATGACGCATCATCGAAGTTGTATATGTGATCATTGGAAAAACCGGCTGTCATAGCCGCGGCGGAAATTATCCGAGCCCGTTCGCCTACGGTCACCAGATAATCAACACAAG carries:
- a CDS encoding asparaginase domain-containing protein, producing MPNKRPKICVMFCGGSKLIGRLNKTLEVRSEPDIARWLDEVPELRIIADLDPVFIFDGSGQAISPDIWIQLARQIKKHYAQYDGFVIMHAFDSMVYTGAALSFMLQNLGKPVILTGAQENTNDDTDEGANLGGFRRLGIRANLINAVQVATMDIAEVCIMFGNRLMRATRTHRNQNDPVNIFDSGSDTLGKVDFGIKLNEVRQRRRRTGLLVRAEISSDVVVTGIHPGMQPQALLSSIGANVAGAILPANLMRLPKSEWAELNRQAQARKLPLILPGFAEHIPASLQYLVPVPRMIEEVALVKVMWVLGQTRSINQARELMTANLADEFLPELEVRQ
- the ssb gene encoding single-stranded DNA-binding protein, translated to MNLNKASLIGNLTADPIKRTIPSGQQVATFSVATNYVWKDARSHEKKEVAEFHNVVAWGKLGEICAMYLKKGSKVYLEGRLQTRFWADRKTNTRRSRTEIIADDLIMLGHIGTKREEAREQKKQEVMAKEGVSIDEVPVE